In one window of Rhizobium sp. ACO-34A DNA:
- a CDS encoding RNA chaperone Hfq, producing MAERSQNLQDLFLNTVRKQKISLTIFLINGVKLTGVVTSFDNFCVLLRRDGHSQLVYKHAISTIMPGQPMQMFESEDNASSQD from the coding sequence ATGGCGGAACGTTCTCAGAATCTGCAGGATCTATTTCTCAACACCGTCCGCAAACAGAAGATTTCGTTGACGATCTTCCTGATCAACGGCGTCAAGCTCACCGGCGTTGTGACCTCCTTCGACAATTTCTGCGTTCTGCTGCGTCGCGACGGTCATTCGCAACTGGTCTACAAGCACGCCATCTCGACCATCATGCCGGGCCAGCCCATGCAGATGTTTGAAAGCGAAGATAACGCTTCGTCACAGGATTGA
- a CDS encoding GTPase HflX: protein MCAVVIVPVLKQARGGAGAETVAPTRSNESRLEEAIGLARAIDLTIAAGIIVPVNQPRPATLLGTGKIEEVSALLDEHNAGLVIVDHPLTPVQQRNLEKEWRAKVIDRTGLILEIFGRRASTKEGTLQVELAHLNYQKGRLVRSWTHLERQRGGAGFMGGPGETQIEADRRLLQDRIVRLERELEQVVRTRQLHRAKRRKVPHPIVALVGYTNAGKSTLFNRITGAGVLAEDMLFATLDPTLRRMKLPHGRTVILSDTVGFISDLPTHLVAAFRATLEEVLEADLILHVRDMSDPDNAAQSTDVLRILDDLGIDEKERAERIIEVWNKIDRLDPESHDAILQKAQSRENVIPASAMSGEGVDRLMDVISERLSGVLTETTVVVPADKHALISWAYENAIVDSREDHEDGTVSLDLRLTERQALELERKLGGGPKREKEDWER, encoded by the coding sequence ATGTGCGCCGTTGTCATCGTACCCGTCCTGAAGCAGGCGCGGGGCGGGGCTGGAGCCGAAACGGTTGCTCCCACGCGTTCCAATGAGAGCCGGCTGGAAGAGGCCATCGGTCTTGCAAGGGCCATCGACCTCACGATTGCCGCGGGCATCATCGTGCCCGTCAACCAGCCGCGGCCGGCAACGCTTCTCGGAACCGGCAAGATCGAGGAAGTGTCGGCGCTTCTCGATGAGCACAATGCCGGCCTTGTGATCGTAGATCATCCCTTGACGCCCGTACAACAGCGCAACCTCGAGAAGGAATGGCGCGCCAAGGTCATCGACCGCACCGGTCTCATTCTGGAAATCTTCGGCCGCCGCGCCTCCACCAAGGAAGGCACGCTGCAGGTCGAGCTTGCCCACCTCAACTACCAGAAGGGCCGACTGGTCCGAAGCTGGACCCACCTTGAGCGCCAGCGCGGTGGTGCCGGCTTCATGGGTGGTCCGGGTGAAACCCAGATCGAAGCCGACCGCCGTCTCTTGCAGGACCGGATCGTCCGGCTCGAACGCGAACTGGAACAGGTCGTCCGGACGCGCCAGCTGCATCGTGCCAAGCGCCGCAAGGTACCGCATCCTATCGTGGCGCTGGTCGGCTACACCAACGCAGGCAAGTCGACGCTGTTCAACCGTATCACCGGTGCCGGGGTGCTGGCCGAGGACATGCTGTTCGCGACGCTTGATCCCACTTTGCGCCGCATGAAGCTGCCTCATGGCCGCACGGTCATCCTCTCTGATACGGTAGGCTTCATCTCCGACCTGCCGACCCATCTGGTCGCCGCCTTCCGAGCCACGCTCGAAGAGGTATTGGAAGCCGACCTCATCCTGCACGTGCGGGATATGTCGGACCCGGATAATGCGGCGCAATCCACGGACGTGCTGCGCATTCTCGACGATCTCGGCATCGACGAGAAGGAGAGGGCGGAGCGTATTATCGAGGTCTGGAACAAGATCGACCGCCTCGATCCGGAAAGCCATGACGCGATCCTGCAGAAGGCCCAGAGCCGGGAGAACGTCATTCCTGCGTCTGCGATGTCGGGCGAGGGCGTCGATCGGTTGATGGACGTGATTTCCGAGCGCCTTTCGGGTGTCCTGACCGAAACGACGGTCGTCGTTCCTGCGGACAAGCATGCGTTGATTTCCTGGGCCTATGAAAACGCCATCGTCGACAGTCGAGAGGACCACGAAGACGGCACCGTCAGCCTCGATCTGCGCCTCACGGAACGTCAGGCGCTGGAACTCGAGCGCAAGCTCGGCGGTGGCCCGAAGCGGGAAAAGGAAGACTGGGAGCGGTAG
- a CDS encoding nucleoside triphosphate pyrophosphohydrolase gives MEPSKDISRLIEIMAALRDPKTGCPWDIVQTFETIKPYTVEEAYEVADAIERNDPDDLCEELGDLLLQVVFHARMGEEAGLFSFGDVVEAITRKMIRRHPHVFAVSDADTPESVKAQWDEIKRQEKRERAERRALRGTAEHDVKAGHLGDVQRSFPALTEALKLQERAAKVGFDWSEPEPILDKIEEEITELREALAEGKPEKITDELGDLIFALVNIGRHVDADPEQALRGTNTKFRRRFSYIENSLKENSETLEDATLERMEELWQAAKAIERQLD, from the coding sequence ATGGAACCCTCCAAGGACATCTCACGCCTGATCGAGATCATGGCAGCGCTTCGCGATCCGAAAACCGGCTGCCCGTGGGACATTGTCCAGACCTTCGAGACCATCAAGCCTTATACGGTCGAGGAAGCTTATGAGGTTGCCGACGCCATCGAACGCAACGATCCCGACGATCTCTGCGAGGAGCTGGGTGACCTGTTGCTTCAGGTGGTGTTCCATGCCCGCATGGGCGAAGAGGCAGGTCTTTTCTCCTTCGGTGACGTGGTCGAGGCCATCACGCGAAAGATGATCCGCCGGCATCCGCATGTTTTCGCCGTCTCCGACGCGGACACGCCGGAAAGCGTGAAAGCTCAATGGGATGAGATCAAGCGGCAGGAAAAGCGAGAACGGGCCGAACGGCGGGCGCTGCGCGGTACCGCCGAACACGACGTGAAGGCCGGTCACCTCGGTGACGTGCAGCGGAGCTTCCCGGCGCTCACCGAAGCATTGAAGCTGCAGGAGCGCGCCGCCAAGGTCGGCTTCGACTGGTCGGAACCAGAACCGATCCTCGACAAGATCGAGGAGGAAATCACCGAACTGCGCGAGGCGCTGGCCGAAGGAAAGCCGGAAAAGATCACCGACGAACTCGGCGACCTGATCTTCGCCCTCGTCAACATCGGCCGCCATGTGGATGCGGACCCGGAACAGGCACTCCGCGGAACGAATACCAAGTTCCGCCGCCGTTTCAGTTATATAGAAAATTCTCTTAAAGAAAATTCTGAAACACTGGAAGATGCGACGCTGGAGCGAATGGAAGAGCTCTGGCAGGCTGCGAAGGCGATCGAGCGTCAGCTGGACTGA
- a CDS encoding tRNA-specific adenosine deaminase, with the protein MTDITSRLLDVIEHDILPLTEAGVAAGNKVFGAAILRKSDLSLVLAETNNELENPLWHGEVHTLKRFYELGEKPSTKDLIFLSTHEPCTMCMSAITWAGFDNFYYFFSHEDSRDAFAIPHDLKILKEVFGLEPGGYRKSNAFWNSYALSDLVAVKDTAERESLREQSRRIRAIYDRLSGQYQSGKSDNDIPLN; encoded by the coding sequence ATGACGGATATCACTTCTCGCCTGCTCGATGTCATCGAGCACGACATCCTCCCCCTGACGGAGGCGGGAGTTGCGGCCGGCAACAAGGTTTTCGGTGCGGCGATCCTCAGGAAATCCGACCTGTCGCTGGTGCTGGCGGAAACCAACAATGAGCTCGAGAATCCGTTGTGGCATGGCGAAGTCCATACGCTGAAACGCTTCTACGAACTCGGCGAAAAGCCTTCGACCAAGGACCTGATTTTTCTCTCGACTCACGAACCCTGCACCATGTGCATGTCGGCGATCACCTGGGCCGGTTTCGACAATTTCTATTACTTCTTCAGTCACGAGGACAGCCGCGATGCTTTCGCGATCCCGCATGACCTGAAGATTCTCAAGGAGGTCTTCGGGTTGGAGCCCGGCGGCTATCGCAAGTCGAACGCCTTCTGGAATTCCTATGCGCTGTCCGATCTGGTGGCCGTGAAGGACACGGCGGAACGGGAGAGCCTGAGGGAACAGTCCAGGCGCATTCGCGCGATCTACGACCGCCTCTCCGGGCAGTATCAGTCCGGGAAATCGGATAACGACATTCCGCTCAACTGA
- a CDS encoding uroporphyrinogen-III C-methyltransferase, whose protein sequence is MGAGHNKLSVFPAFFKVEDAAVAIFGDGAEAFAKARLLRNTRARIIAHAVAPEADYADFLERHAIERVAQSFHSGQVDGAALVFAATGDAELDRRIVSAARARRIPANAVDQPEFCDFYTPALVNRAPIAVAIGTEGAGPVLAQMIRAEIDRRLPRSLGRLARLAEEFRASVERSVPRGTMRRKFWRRFFSGDVADAVGEGDIAHARRNAVRLIAESGEREPGRVFLVGAGPGAEDLLTLRAHRLLMEADVIVHDALVPQAVIDMGRRDADRIAVGKRKGCHSKSQEEINDLLVELGREGKRVVRLKSGDPLVFGRAGEEMAALRAAGVAYEIVPGITSAFAAAADFELPLTLRGVASSLVFTTGHDLHGETLPDWARLALSGATVAVYMGRSVAASVATRLMAAGLDRDTTVAVVENAGRAYNRLFHGTLDELPVLEDRTELTGPVMVIIGDAVAGGNFSRSEPLRGKIASLSPFERT, encoded by the coding sequence ATGGGCGCAGGCCATAACAAGCTTTCGGTTTTCCCGGCCTTCTTCAAGGTCGAGGATGCGGCTGTCGCCATTTTTGGCGACGGTGCGGAAGCTTTTGCCAAGGCACGTCTGCTGCGCAACACCAGGGCGCGCATCATCGCCCATGCCGTTGCTCCCGAAGCAGACTACGCCGATTTCCTGGAGCGTCACGCGATCGAGCGGGTGGCGCAGTCTTTCCATTCCGGCCAGGTTGATGGCGCCGCGCTGGTCTTTGCCGCGACGGGCGATGCGGAGCTGGACCGGAGGATTGTCTCTGCCGCTCGTGCGCGCCGGATCCCGGCCAATGCGGTCGATCAGCCCGAGTTCTGTGATTTCTATACGCCCGCTCTGGTGAACCGCGCGCCGATCGCGGTTGCCATCGGAACGGAAGGTGCCGGCCCGGTTCTCGCGCAGATGATCCGCGCCGAAATCGATCGCCGCCTGCCTCGGTCGCTCGGCCGTCTTGCCCGGCTGGCGGAAGAGTTTCGTGCCAGTGTGGAGCGCAGCGTTCCGCGCGGCACCATGCGTCGCAAGTTCTGGCGGCGTTTCTTCAGCGGTGATGTCGCCGATGCCGTGGGTGAGGGTGATATCGCCCATGCCCGGCGCAACGCCGTGCGCCTGATCGCCGAGAGCGGGGAGCGCGAACCCGGTCGGGTGTTTCTCGTTGGCGCCGGTCCGGGCGCCGAGGATCTGCTGACTCTGCGCGCGCATAGGTTGCTGATGGAAGCCGATGTCATCGTCCATGATGCCCTGGTGCCGCAGGCCGTTATCGATATGGGCCGGCGGGATGCCGATCGCATTGCTGTCGGCAAGCGAAAGGGCTGCCATTCGAAGTCGCAGGAAGAAATCAACGACCTGCTGGTCGAGCTTGGTCGCGAGGGCAAGCGCGTCGTTCGCCTGAAGTCTGGCGATCCGCTGGTCTTCGGTCGTGCCGGCGAGGAAATGGCGGCGCTGCGCGCCGCGGGCGTCGCTTATGAAATCGTGCCGGGTATCACCTCGGCCTTCGCCGCGGCCGCCGATTTCGAACTGCCGCTGACGCTTCGCGGCGTTGCGTCCTCGCTGGTCTTCACCACCGGGCATGACCTGCATGGCGAAACTCTGCCAGACTGGGCGCGTCTTGCTCTCTCGGGTGCAACGGTCGCGGTCTATATGGGCCGCAGTGTTGCGGCATCGGTCGCCACCCGGCTGATGGCGGCAGGCCTTGATCGGGATACCACCGTTGCGGTCGTCGAAAATGCCGGTCGCGCCTATAACCGACTGTTTCATGGCACGCTGGATGAATTGCCGGTGCTTGAAGATCGCACCGAGCTGACCGGCCCGGTGATGGTCATCATCGGCGATGCCGTTGCCGGCGGCAATTTCTCCCGTTCCGAACCGCTGCGCGGCAAGATCGCCAGCCTTTCCCCCTTCGAGAGGACCTGA
- a CDS encoding nitrite reductase, whose translation MAQKVLTANRLGDGIAVWLDASGQWTEKLQDAFVARHAEAIAALEEAGRKAFASNIVLDVNVIDVEEKDGVLWPLRLRERIRAEGPTIPYADGHGHADPDFIAA comes from the coding sequence ATGGCCCAGAAAGTCTTGACCGCCAACCGCCTTGGCGACGGCATCGCCGTCTGGCTCGATGCCAGTGGCCAGTGGACGGAAAAACTGCAGGATGCCTTCGTCGCCCGGCATGCCGAAGCGATTGCCGCGCTCGAAGAGGCTGGACGCAAGGCCTTCGCCAGCAACATCGTGCTTGACGTCAATGTCATCGATGTCGAGGAGAAGGACGGTGTGCTCTGGCCGCTGCGTCTGCGCGAACGCATCCGCGCCGAAGGTCCCACCATCCCCTATGCGGACGGCCATGGCCATGCCGATCCTGATTTCATTGCCGCCTGA
- a CDS encoding sulfite reductase, whose translation MYRYDEFDHAFVSARVEQFRDQVQRRLSGEIAEDAFRPLRLMNGVYLQLHAYMLRVAIPYGTLNSKQMRMLAHIAGKYDRGYGHFTTRQNIQYNWPKLSDTPDILSDLASVEMHAIQTSGNCIRNVTADHFASAAADEVADPRPYAEILRQWSSVHPEFSFLPRKFKIAVTGAPRDRAAIQVHDIGLHLKKDEAGNLGFAVYVGGGQGRTPLIAKKIRDFLPEEDLLTYVTAIVRVYNLHGRRDNKYKARIKILVHETGVEELTRQVEAEFDHIRDGELKLPDADIRAIENYFAPPVLSDRPEGWEALARAKKADAAFSSWANQNVQPHTHPDYGMVTISLKPIGGTPGDASDKQMDVVADVAERYAQDEIRVSHEQNLILPHVALADLYSVYQALEASGLATANAGLITDIIACPGLDYCALANARSIPVAQEISTRFGSPARQAEIGELKIKISGCINACGHHHVGHIGLLGVEKKGAELYQITLGGSGDENTSIGEIIGRGFEPDRVTDAVERIVDTYLGLRLDPKETFLEAYRRVGPKPFKDALYGEAAEAA comes from the coding sequence ATGTATCGTTACGATGAATTCGATCACGCTTTCGTTTCTGCTCGCGTCGAGCAGTTTCGCGATCAGGTGCAGCGTCGTCTGAGCGGTGAGATCGCCGAGGACGCCTTCCGTCCGTTGCGCCTGATGAACGGCGTCTACCTGCAGCTTCATGCCTACATGCTGCGCGTCGCCATTCCCTATGGCACGCTGAATTCGAAGCAGATGCGCATGCTGGCCCATATCGCCGGCAAGTATGACCGTGGCTACGGCCATTTCACCACGCGGCAGAACATCCAGTACAACTGGCCGAAGCTTTCCGACACGCCCGATATCCTTTCGGATCTGGCAAGCGTCGAGATGCACGCCATCCAGACCTCGGGTAACTGCATTCGCAACGTGACCGCCGACCATTTCGCCAGCGCTGCCGCCGACGAGGTCGCCGATCCGCGTCCCTATGCCGAAATCCTGCGCCAGTGGTCCTCGGTTCATCCCGAGTTTTCTTTCCTGCCGCGCAAGTTCAAGATTGCCGTCACCGGCGCTCCGCGCGACCGCGCCGCAATCCAGGTGCACGACATCGGCCTGCATCTGAAGAAGGACGAGGCCGGCAATCTCGGCTTTGCCGTTTATGTCGGTGGCGGGCAGGGCCGTACGCCGCTGATCGCCAAGAAGATCCGTGATTTCCTGCCGGAAGAAGACCTGCTGACCTATGTCACCGCGATCGTTCGCGTCTACAACCTGCATGGACGTCGTGACAACAAGTACAAGGCGCGCATCAAGATCCTCGTCCACGAGACCGGCGTCGAGGAACTGACCCGGCAGGTCGAGGCCGAGTTCGACCACATCCGCGATGGCGAGTTGAAGCTGCCGGACGCCGATATCCGTGCCATCGAGAACTATTTCGCCCCGCCGGTTCTGTCCGACCGGCCGGAAGGCTGGGAAGCGCTGGCCCGTGCGAAGAAGGCCGATGCCGCCTTCTCATCCTGGGCGAACCAGAATGTGCAGCCACACACCCATCCCGACTACGGCATGGTGACGATCTCGCTGAAGCCCATCGGTGGCACGCCTGGTGATGCGTCCGACAAGCAGATGGATGTTGTGGCAGACGTCGCCGAGCGCTACGCGCAGGACGAAATCCGTGTCAGCCATGAGCAGAATCTCATCCTGCCGCATGTGGCGCTGGCCGATCTCTACAGCGTCTATCAGGCGCTGGAGGCTTCCGGTCTCGCAACCGCCAATGCCGGCCTCATCACGGATATTATCGCCTGTCCCGGCCTGGACTATTGCGCGCTGGCGAATGCCCGCTCGATCCCGGTAGCGCAGGAGATTTCGACGCGTTTCGGCTCGCCGGCCCGTCAGGCTGAAATCGGCGAATTGAAGATCAAGATTTCCGGCTGCATCAATGCCTGCGGGCATCACCATGTCGGGCATATCGGATTGCTTGGCGTCGAGAAGAAGGGTGCCGAACTCTATCAGATCACGCTTGGCGGTTCCGGCGACGAGAATACGTCGATCGGGGAGATCATCGGTCGCGGCTTCGAGCCGGATCGCGTGACGGACGCCGTGGAGCGGATCGTCGATACCTATCTCGGCCTGCGGCTTGATCCGAAGGAAACCTTCCTCGAAGCCTATCGCCGGGTCGGTCCGAAGCCGTTCAAGGATGCCCTTTACGGCGAAGCCGCCGAAGCCGCCTGA
- a CDS encoding oxidoreductase → MSKIWKETGFVENDRWVIETEERKAGDGERAILGLEAFIAAADETNEGGFGVLVAPADDVTRLEPYLDRIDLIAVAFPAFNDGRGFSHATLLRQRLGFAGEVRAVGDVLIDQIPLMLRTGFDGFSVTNAVALKRLEEGRLPGIAEHYQPTARDSAIVGGFSWRRLGTAGA, encoded by the coding sequence ATGAGCAAGATCTGGAAGGAAACCGGCTTCGTCGAGAATGACCGCTGGGTGATCGAAACCGAGGAACGCAAGGCCGGCGACGGTGAGCGCGCCATCCTCGGTCTGGAGGCGTTCATCGCGGCCGCCGACGAGACCAATGAAGGCGGTTTCGGCGTGTTGGTGGCTCCTGCCGACGATGTGACCCGGCTGGAGCCCTATCTGGACCGCATCGACCTGATTGCCGTCGCATTTCCGGCGTTCAATGACGGTCGGGGTTTCAGTCATGCGACGCTGCTGCGCCAGCGGTTGGGCTTTGCTGGTGAAGTCCGCGCCGTGGGCGATGTCCTGATCGACCAGATCCCCTTGATGCTGCGCACCGGTTTCGATGGTTTTTCGGTAACCAATGCCGTGGCGTTGAAGCGACTGGAAGAAGGACGCTTGCCGGGCATCGCCGAGCATTATCAGCCGACCGCCAGAGATTCTGCTATCGTCGGTGGGTTCAGCTGGCGTCGTCTCGGAACTGCTGGTGCATAA
- a CDS encoding ferredoxin--NADP(+) reductase — protein sequence MNAPAKTDNAELIVPEGVFAETVLSVTHYTDHLFRFRMTRPAGFRFRSGEFAMIGLMVGEKPVYRAYSIASPAWDEELEFFSIKVPDGPLTQHLQRIQPGDRVLMRKKPTGTLVLDALTPGKRLYMFSTGTGIAPFASLIRDPETYEKFEEVILTHTCREVAELKYGFDLVEEIRNHEFLNEIVGDKLKHYATVTREDYPFKGRITDLMESGKLYSDLGVPSLDPAIDRGMICGSSAMLKDTKALLEKAGLNEGANNKPAEFVIERAFVG from the coding sequence ATGAATGCTCCTGCCAAGACCGATAATGCGGAACTGATCGTGCCGGAAGGCGTGTTTGCCGAGACCGTGCTCAGCGTTACGCACTATACCGATCACCTGTTCCGTTTCCGAATGACCCGTCCGGCTGGTTTCCGCTTCCGCTCCGGCGAGTTCGCCATGATCGGATTGATGGTCGGCGAAAAGCCCGTTTACCGCGCCTATTCGATCGCGAGCCCGGCCTGGGACGAGGAACTGGAGTTCTTCTCGATCAAGGTTCCGGACGGTCCGCTGACCCAGCATCTCCAGCGAATCCAGCCGGGTGATCGGGTGCTGATGCGCAAGAAGCCGACCGGTACGCTGGTGCTTGACGCACTGACCCCCGGCAAGCGCCTCTACATGTTTTCGACCGGCACGGGCATTGCACCCTTTGCAAGCCTGATTCGCGATCCGGAAACCTATGAAAAGTTCGAGGAAGTGATCCTCACCCATACCTGCCGCGAGGTTGCCGAGTTGAAATACGGATTCGACCTCGTCGAGGAGATCCGCAACCACGAATTCCTCAATGAAATCGTTGGCGACAAGCTCAAGCATTACGCGACCGTTACGCGTGAGGACTATCCGTTCAAGGGCCGCATCACCGACCTGATGGAGAGCGGCAAGCTTTATTCCGACCTGGGCGTTCCGTCGCTGGATCCGGCCATCGACCGTGGCATGATCTGCGGTTCCTCGGCCATGCTGAAGGATACCAAGGCCCTGTTGGAAAAGGCGGGCCTGAACGAAGGCGCCAATAACAAGCCTGCCGAATTCGTCATCGAGCGCGCATTCGTGGGCTGA
- a CDS encoding GntR family transcriptional regulator, translating into MTKPSGSHSHLAYLSLEQQIVMLKLAPGALVNERQLIELSGFGRTPVREAIQKLEWQGLIVVKPRVGLQISEIHNEDHQAIMAVRRRLEPYVARLVAENADTDHRAALVECAKAMTGAATAGDFDAFFTADKQFDEIIENACPNSFLISALEPLLSHSRRLWFAKATNSRMDRSVSLHVAVIRAIQQEDGNEAETAMQALIDYLAEN; encoded by the coding sequence ATGACAAAACCTTCCGGCTCGCATAGTCACCTCGCCTATCTTTCGCTCGAGCAACAGATCGTCATGTTGAAGCTCGCGCCCGGCGCGCTGGTGAATGAACGGCAGCTGATCGAATTGTCAGGCTTCGGCCGCACACCGGTGCGCGAGGCCATCCAGAAACTGGAGTGGCAGGGGCTGATTGTCGTGAAGCCGCGGGTCGGCCTCCAGATATCGGAAATCCATAACGAGGATCATCAGGCGATCATGGCGGTCAGGCGTCGCCTGGAGCCTTACGTGGCAAGACTGGTGGCGGAGAATGCCGACACCGATCACCGCGCCGCGCTTGTCGAGTGCGCCAAGGCGATGACCGGAGCCGCAACCGCCGGCGATTTCGATGCCTTCTTCACCGCCGACAAGCAGTTCGATGAAATCATCGAGAACGCCTGCCCCAACAGCTTCCTGATCTCGGCGCTTGAGCCTCTGCTTTCCCACTCGCGCCGTCTCTGGTTCGCGAAAGCCACGAACAGCAGAATGGACCGTTCCGTGTCGCTGCATGTGGCGGTCATCCGCGCCATCCAGCAGGAAGATGGCAACGAAGCGGAAACTGCAATGCAGGCGCTTATCGACTATCTCGCCGAAAACTGA
- a CDS encoding EamA family transporter → MRSDFILRGILIAFASFAAFSISDASVKLIEGRLSPLESGFFGACFGLFALPFLLKRNDKWLDIVRTTNRPLWILRFVSAGLGTIGSVTAFTHLSMAEAFCLIFLLPSFVTIMSVIFLKEAVGIKRWSAVIVGFLGVLVVLRPGFRELSIGHLGAVFAGLGGALSIVIFRAIGPSEKNISLYGAGLLGTLLVCGLAMIPYFSWPSGEEWLLLAGYGLLAALGNVLLMYAAFYAPAAVIGPTQYSQMLWAILFGYLIFGDHVDVPMLVGIALIVGSGLLTISRERTRGVPLPPPVAGNSQAALAIKPEDETPSETR, encoded by the coding sequence GTGCGCTCAGATTTCATCCTACGAGGCATTCTTATTGCCTTCGCATCCTTTGCCGCGTTCTCCATCAGCGATGCCAGCGTCAAGCTGATCGAAGGGCGTCTCTCCCCACTCGAATCCGGTTTCTTCGGTGCCTGTTTCGGCCTGTTTGCCCTGCCCTTCCTTCTGAAGCGCAATGACAAATGGCTCGATATCGTCAGGACGACCAACAGGCCGCTCTGGATCCTTCGCTTCGTCTCCGCGGGGCTCGGCACCATCGGCAGCGTGACGGCCTTCACGCACCTCTCCATGGCCGAAGCCTTCTGTCTGATCTTCCTGCTGCCGTCCTTCGTCACCATCATGTCGGTGATCTTCCTGAAGGAAGCCGTCGGGATCAAACGCTGGAGCGCCGTCATTGTCGGGTTCCTCGGTGTTCTCGTGGTCCTTCGTCCGGGCTTCCGTGAGTTGTCTATCGGACATCTCGGTGCGGTCTTCGCCGGCCTTGGCGGCGCGCTGTCCATCGTCATCTTCCGTGCGATCGGACCGTCCGAAAAGAACATCTCGCTTTACGGCGCGGGCCTTCTCGGAACGCTTCTGGTCTGCGGCCTCGCCATGATCCCGTATTTCTCCTGGCCAAGCGGGGAGGAATGGCTTCTGCTTGCGGGTTACGGTCTGCTTGCCGCGCTTGGTAACGTGCTGCTGATGTATGCGGCCTTTTATGCGCCTGCAGCCGTCATCGGTCCGACGCAGTACAGCCAGATGCTCTGGGCGATCCTTTTCGGCTACCTGATCTTCGGCGACCATGTCGACGTGCCGATGCTGGTCGGTATCGCGCTGATCGTGGGGTCCGGTCTCCTCACAATCTCGCGGGAACGGACGCGTGGCGTTCCCCTGCCGCCACCTGTCGCGGGCAACAGCCAGGCCGCGCTTGCAATCAAGCCGGAAGACGAAACGCCGTCGGAGACGCGGTAA
- a CDS encoding disulfide bond formation protein DsbA translates to MLRITIDLVSDVVCPWCYLGKARLDLAIAEVQDEIGVDINWRPYQLNPDYPPEGVDQQVELAKKLGGKANMDRGHEQLSALGREVGIAFNFEAIKVGPNTLDAHRLIHWAGVEGREVQERVVSALFKANFEEGRNVGDKAVLADIAESAGLDRTVIAQLLESDSDKAEVVGEIDAARQMGVNGVPFFIFDQQYAVSGAQTPDVLVNALRDIARMKSEALAKLN, encoded by the coding sequence ATGCTGCGTATCACCATCGACCTCGTTTCCGACGTCGTCTGCCCCTGGTGCTACCTTGGCAAGGCAAGGCTGGACCTCGCAATCGCCGAGGTACAGGACGAGATCGGCGTGGACATCAACTGGCGCCCCTACCAGCTCAATCCCGACTATCCGCCGGAAGGTGTGGACCAGCAGGTCGAGCTCGCAAAAAAGCTCGGCGGCAAGGCCAATATGGATCGAGGCCATGAGCAGCTGAGCGCGCTCGGTCGCGAAGTCGGCATCGCCTTCAATTTCGAGGCGATCAAGGTTGGACCGAACACACTTGACGCTCACCGTCTGATCCATTGGGCCGGCGTCGAAGGACGCGAGGTGCAGGAACGTGTCGTATCCGCGCTGTTCAAGGCCAATTTCGAAGAGGGTCGCAACGTCGGGGACAAGGCCGTCCTGGCTGATATCGCCGAATCGGCAGGTCTTGATCGCACCGTGATCGCGCAGCTGCTGGAAAGCGATTCCGACAAGGCGGAAGTCGTCGGCGAAATCGACGCAGCCCGGCAAATGGGTGTCAACGGCGTACCGTTCTTCATCTTCGACCAGCAATATGCGGTCAGCGGCGCCCAGACGCCTGACGTGCTCGTCAATGCATTGCGTGATATTGCGAGAATGAAATCCGAAGCGCTTGCAAAACTCAATTGA